The sequence TAGGTGAGCCCCTGCGGCACCGGGGTACGCGACCGACGCCGGAACACGTCGTGCAGGTCGTCGGCCGTGTAGCCGGAATCCAGTGCCCGCCGCACGCTGGCCGTGGTGACCCGGTGCACGCTGGCCCCGCCGGCCGACTCGAGCTCGGTCATCGCCTCCAACTCGACCGAGAGTGCCGGCTCGGGTGGACCGGGCACCACCACCGTCAGGTCGGCCTGCACCAGGAAATGGTCGACCGGGGCGGGCAGCAGCGCGTCCAGCGCCCGCGCGGCACCGGACGGGTCGCCGCTCTCGACGTCCGCGTGCACGCCCAGCGGGTCGTCACCCCGCTCGTCGGTCGACGTCAGGTCACCCAGCAGCAGCCGACCGTACGAGGTGAGCGCCCCCAGCCCCGTCACGCCCAGCTGCGCGGCCTCGGCCAGCACCTCCCGGTGGGCGGCGTCCCGGCCCCGGCTGCGGCGCGGGGCCCGCCAGTCCAGCAGGTCCTGCACCTCCTGCGGGGTGGGCGCCGTCGCCGGTTCCAGATCGGCGAGTACGCCGAGCACCGCCCGTCGGGTGGCCGGCACGCTGGCCCGCTCGGCCTCGGCGGAGAGCGCGGTGATCGGCCGGTCCCGGTCGTCACGTCGGCCCACCAGCCCCACCTGCCGGGTCATGGTCAGCCACGCACGGGCGAGCTGTTCCCACCGTTGGGCCAGCGAGGCGGCCCGCCACACCTCGTACCCGCCGGTCGGCAGCACCTGCTGATCCGCGCCGTACCGGCCGGTGGTCGCGCCGGGCATCTCCAGCTCACCGAGGATGCCCGCCGCGTACGCGACCTCCAGCAGCAGCGCAGTCGTCGGTTCGTCCAGCCCGGCGGTACGCGCCAACCGGCGCAGATCCCGCACCCCGATGCCGCCCGACCGCAGCACCGGCGCGGGTTCGTCGGCGAGCTGCTCCAGCAGCCCTTCGGTGTTCCGGACCACCTCCATGGTCTGCCCGGCCCCGGCCGAGTCGACAGCCTTCGGCTCCCGCGGCGCGGCGGCCACCGGCGGCGGGCTGGTACGTAGTGGCCCGAGCGGGCCGCTGTCGCGGCGCAGCAGCAGGCCGACCTCGCGGGGCAGCTCCACAGTTCCGCTGGCCGTTGACGAGCCGGTCGTCACCGGGACCAGCAGCCGGTTGTCGACGAGCCACCGCACCGGGGAGCCGGCCGGGGCGCCCCCGTTGGTCGGGTCGGAGAGGACCGGGTCCTCCGCGCCGAGCGGCGGCGCCTGCAACGCCCCGGGCGGCACGCTGCCCACCGGCGGGCCGGCCGCCAACCGGTCCAGGATCGCCCGGGCCGAGGGCGGGGCGGCGAGCACCGTCCGTCGGAGCTTCGCCGGGTCCGCGCAGAGCGCGGCCGTGCGCGGGTCCAGCTCCGCGGCCGGCCGGCCGAGCCCAGCGGGGTACGGGGCGACTTCGTCGACGGCGGGCACCACCTGGAGTGCGTGCTCCGGGCCGTACAGCAGGAAGAGCGCACGCAGCCGGCCCACGGCGGCCCGGACGGCCGTCGGCGCCGGCGGTTGCGGCCCGGAGGTCGCCATCGCGAGCACTGTGTCGGTGGCCGTGGTGGCGTCGTCCGGATTCCGGGTGAGGCGGGCGGCGTCGAGGATCTGGAGGGTGAACTGGTCCAGACCGTCCAGCGCGCGGGCCACGGAGACCCGGGACTGGGCCCGGATGGCCAGGGCGGAGACGTCGGCCGGCACGGGCACGACGAGGTCGGGCCGCAGCTGGAGGAGCGCGGCCAGTGACTCGTCGGGCAGCGACCGCAGGTGGTCGGCGAGTGAGGTGGTCATCGTCTTTCCACGCTAGCCCGGCAGCGGGCTTCCGCGCCCCTCGGACGTCCGGCCGACTGGCAGTAGCCGGTACGTTTCTCGACATGCCCGCACTGACCGTCGGATTCGACCTCGACATGACCCTGGTGGATTCCCGCCCCGGCATCGCTGCGGCGTACCGGGCGCTGACCGCGAGGACCGGTGTGCCGGTCGACGCCGAGCTGGCGGTGTCCCGGCTCGGGCCGCCGCTGCGGACCGAGATCGCGCACTGGTTCCCGCCGGAGCAGGTCGAGTCGGCCGTGCGGGTGTATCGCGAGCTGTACCCGGCGTACGCGATCACCCCGACGCTCCTGCTGCCCGGCGCGCGGGAGGCCATCGAGGCTATCCGTGCGCGGGGTGGCCGGGTGCTGGTCGTCACATCCAAGATCGGCCGGCTGGCCCGGTTGCACCTGGACCACCTCGGTCTCGCTGTCGACGAGTTGGCCGGCGACCTGTTCGCCGAGCAGAAGGCGACAGCTCTGCGGGAGCACGGCGCGACCCACTACGTCGGCGATCACGTCGCGGACATGGTGGCGGCGGCAGCGGCCGGGGTGCCCGGCATCGGTGTGGCGACCGGCCCCTGCTCCTCCGATGAGCTGCGCGCGGCCGGGGCGGAAGTGGTGCTGGACGAGCTCACCGAATTCCCAGCGGCGCTCGACCGGATGATCCAGCTAGCCTTGGAGCAGTAGCGGCTCAAGTGAAGCAGGGGTTTTCAGGTGCCTACGGGTCGAGTGAAGTGGTACGACACGGCCAAGGGATACGGCTTCGTCACGAGTGACGAGGGTGGCGACGTGTTCCTGCCCAAGGGGGCGCTGCCGGCGGGTGTCACCGACCTCAAGGGTGGCCAGCGGGTCGACTTCAGCGTGGTGGACAGCCGCCGGGGCGCGCAGGCCATGGGGGTCAAGCTGCTGGACGCGCCGCCGTCGATGTCGGAGCTGCGCCGTCGGCCGGCCGAGGAACTGCACGGCCTGGTCGAAGACATGATCAAGGTGCTGGAGGCCAAGGTCCAGCCGGACCTGCGCCGGGGTCGGTACCCGGACAAGAAGGCCGCGCAGAAGATCGCTCAGCTGGTCCACGCGGTGGCCCGCGAGCTGGAGGTCTGAGGCACCAGGCCGGCGGTGGCGGCCCGGTCGAGCAGTGCCGCCACCGCGGCGAAACCGGCCTCGCCCAGGTCCGCGGTGAACTCGTTGACGTAGAGGCCGATGTGCCGGTCCACCACGTCGAGCTCCATCTCCTGGGCGTGCGCCAGCACGTACTCGCGGCTTGCCGCCGGGTCCGCCCAGGCCTGCCGGACCGACTCGCGGACCCAGCCGGCCGCCGCCTCCGGGTCGACCGCCCCACGTCGGGCCAGGATCGCGCCGAGGGGGATGGGCAGGCCGGTGTCGGCCTCCCACCATTCGCCGAGGTCGACAAGGGCGCTCAGGCCGTGCCGGTGGTAGGTGAACCGGGCCTCGTGGATGACCAGCCCAGCGTCGTAGCGCCCAGCAGCCACGCCCGGCATGATCTCGTGGAACGGGACCACCTCGATCCGGGCCGGTGGCCGCCCGGCCGACCAGAGCCGGAACAGCAGGTACGCGGTGGTCCGGTCACCCGGCACCGCCACCGTGGCACCGGTCAGGTCGGTGCGGTCCGGCCCGCCGTCACGGTCGCCCCGGGTGAGCACCAGCGGGCCACAACCGCGACCGAGCGCGCCGCCGCAGGGCAGCAGGTGGTAGTCGTCGAGCAGCCAGGGCAGCGCCGCGAAGCTCACCTTCACCAGGTCGAACGCGCCCTGCTCGGCCGCCGTGTTGGTGACGTCCACGTCGGCGTAGGTCACCTCGACCGGCGGCGCGCCGGGCACCCGCCCGTGCACCAGCGCGTGGAAGACGAACGTGTCGTTGGGGCAGGGCGAGATCGCCAGGGAGAGCGCCACACCCTCACGGTAGCGCCGCCCTCCGCCCAGGGTTCGCGCCCACCCCACGACTGTGATCCGCGACCGTGACGCGAAGCTGTGATCTGCGTCGGGGCGAGGCGGCGGCACGAGCTGCGGCGACGCCGCCGGGTGGAACGACGCGTGGAAACGACTTGTCGAGCAGGGTGCAGCACCCACCCCAGTCTCCCTTTGGAGCTGATGCCGCAAACGAATCGCCCGGAGCCGGAGCCGGAGCCGGAGGATCTTGCCCGGTGCCCTAGAGGTTGGTGATGTCGCAAACGATTCAGCTCCAAAGGGATCGCGGGAGTTAGGTCATCCACCGGTCGGCGAGGTTGTCCACAGCGTTATCCACAGCTCGGCGCAGGGTGTTGATAGCTCGCTGAACAGCCGGGAACATCGGACTGTGACCGAGGCGAGTGACCACAGCGACGAGGCCGACGGCGCCGATCTCGGCCCGGTGCTCCGCGCGCTGCGTCGGCGAGCCGACCTGAGTCAACGGCAGTTGGCCGAGAAATCCGGGGTGCCGCAGCCGACGCTGGCCCGGATCGAGTCGGGGCGGTCGGTCGATCCCCGATTCCGGACGGTGGAACGCCTCGTCCAGGCGGCGGGTGGGCAGTTGGCCATCGGCGTTCCACCATCTGTCTCCGGCGTTACCGAGCCCACGCCGGTTCCGCACGACGACATGCGGGACGGGGCAGACCGTCGGTACCCGGCTCACCTGGACGTCTGGCCGGTCCACGAGCCTCGGGACTGGCCCGGCGCCTGGTGGGCGGAGTGGTACAGGTTGCCGCCTGAGCGGTATCCACTTCCGCTGCCACCGGCCGCGTATGAGCTGAACCGGCGTTATCGCGACAACCGGCGGTGGGCCGCCGAGATCCGGCGGACCACGCAGGTGCGCTGGGTGGTCGGCAGCGACCTGCCGGCCACCTGCTGGCGGTACGTCGCCGAACTGCCCGCCGGGCAACTGGTTGGTGAGCTGCGGGCCCACGAGCGGAGCCCGTTCCTGGAGTACGGGGAGTGGCATCCGGACCAGCCGGAGCGGGAGATGGTGCTCGACGGCGTGCTCGTTGATCCCCGGTACCGACGGTTGGGGCTCGGGCGTCGGCTGGTGACCGCACTGCTGACCGGGATGCGCGAGGCGGGCATCGACGACGCGGCCGCAGTCGCCGAGGGTTTCGGCACCGACCTGCTGCTGGCGTGCGGCTTCGACATCGAGGCACGCCGAGCAGCCGCACTGCGGCTGGGCCACCGTGACAAACGCTGGTTCTCCTGAGCGCGCCGCCGGGTCAGCGCCGCGCCGGGTCGGCGGAGGCCGGTCAGCGCAGGGCCGGGGCTGCCGCGGTCAGGGCGGCCAGGGCTTCGCGCAGCCGCCAGGCGTCCCGGTCGCGGGGGCCGATCGGGTTGGAGATGGTGCGCAGCTCGGCGAAGGGCACCCCGGCCTGCGCCGCGGCGACCGCCACGCCGTACCCCTCCATGGCCTCGGCGACCGCTTCCGGATGCCTCCGGCGCAGCTCGTCGGTGCTGGCGGCGGTGCCGGTGACGGTGCTGACAGTGAGCACCGGACCGACCGTGGCCATCGGGAGGGCGGCCCGCAGCGCCGCCAGCAGGCCCGTGTCCGCCGGCACCCTGCCGCCGGCGCCGAGCAGCGCGGGCGGCATGCCCAACTCGTCGACGGGGATGAAGCCGTCGGGCGACTCGGCGCCCAGGTCGGCGGCGATGCTGGCGGTGCCGAGCACCGTGTCGCCGACCTCGGCCCGCCCGGTGAAGCCGCCCGCCACGCCGGCGCTGACCACCGCACGGTACGGGCGACCGGCGGCCTCGGCCAGCGCCAACAGCCGGGCGGTGGCGGCGCCGGCGACGGCCGGGCCCACACCGATCGGGGTGACGGTCACTGTGAGGTCGGTCAGCCCGGCGCGGACCGCGTCCGCCTCGGCCGGGACCGCCGTCACCACCAGCAGGCCGGTCACGAGAGCGGGCCGGGGGACTCGCGGCGGGTTTCGTCGTCGGCCCCGCCACCCGGGCCGCCAACCGCCGACGACGGGCGGTAGATGTGGTAGCCCGGCGGGGCGAGGCTCGGGTCGTCGTACTGCGGTGAGCTGGTCTGGGCCGGTGCTGGTGAGGTGGGGGCGGGATCGCCGGGCTCGTCGGTCAACTCGTCCTCGGTCAACTCGTCGTCGCCGAGCGGCCGGCCGGCCAGCTTCTCGCCGCGCAGCCGGGCGGCGGCCAGCACACCCCGGATCGCGGCCAGGACGCCCACCCCGGCGGCCACGGCGATGCCCATCCGACCGTCGAACGGCACCAGCCCGAGCCCGCCGCCGGCGACGAAGGCGAGCATCAGCACCGTCTCGGAGTGGGCGAAGGAACTGGCCCGCAACCGTTCCGGGATGCGCTCCTGGATCGAGGCGTCCACGGCCAGCTTCGCTATCCCGCTGACCATTGCGGCGACCAGGCAGAGCAGGGCGACCATCACCAGCGAGAACTGGATGACGGCGAGCACCGCCACCCCGGCCACGATGATCATGCTGCTGGACTGGATGGCGGTCGGCCGGTGGATGCGCAGTCGGGTGCCGATGGCGGTGGCCAGGAAGGTGCCGACCGCGAGCGCGCCGCCGACCACGCCCAACGCCCACTCGGCGCCCAGATCCCGGCCGAACACCACTGTGGTCAGGTCGCCCTTCTTGATCGCGAAGGCGAGGAAGAGCAACAGGAAGCCGTAGAGCGCGCGCAGCGTCGCGGCGCCGATCAGGGTCGCGATCACCAGCCGGCCGGACGGTCGGCCCCGGCCCAGGGGTCGATCGCCACCGCGGCGGCCCAGCGCGCGCAGTGGCCGAGGGACCCGTTCCGGTGGCTCCGAGTCGGCCTTCGGTGGCAGCCGCAGGGAGATCACCATGCCGACCAGGAAGATCACCGACGCGACCCGTAGCGGCCACTGCGGCCCGAACCAGAACGCGGCCAACCCGATCGGCGCCACCAGCGCACCCGCGACAGTGCCGTAGACGCTGGCCCGGGCACCCACCTGGGACAGGCCGAGGCCCTCCGGCAGCAGCCGGGGCACCGCCGCGGAGCGGGCCACGCCGTACGCCCGGGAGAGCGCGAGCACCCCGAACGCGGCCGGATAGAGCCCGAAGCCGTGGATGTAGTCGGAGATCAACCAGGCCAGGAAGGCGCGGCCGAGCATCGTCGCGGCCAGGGCGTACCGCCGGCCGTGCCGGAAGTGATCCAGCAGCGGGCCCACCACCGGGGCGAGCATCGCGAACGGCACCATGGTCACCAGCAGGTAGAGCGCGACCTTGCTGCGGGCCTCACCGAGCGGCACGTTGAAGAAGATCGTGCCGGCCAGACCGATGGCGATCAGAGTGTCGCCGGCACAGGAGAGCGCGTGCAGGTCGAACAGGCGAACCATGCCGACCTCGCCACCGGCACCCCGGGCCCGGGCCCGACCGGCCCGGCGGGTCACCCAGCGGCCGCTGCCCAGCGAACCGCGCAACAGCAGACGAATGGCGCGAATGCCGGTGCCGACGGTCCGCCCGAGGACGGAACGCCCGGAGCGGGAGTACGACGGCATGTCCACCATCCTCGCCCATCTGATCCGGGTACGCCCCACCACTGCTGGGAAAGGTTCCCCGGGAGTCCCTGTCACCCCTGCGAGGCGCATGGGGAACAATGGTCGGGTGACCAGGCCCGCCTCCACCCGTGCCGCCCGTCTCGACCAGGTCTGCGCCGCCGCCGTCGAGGTGGCCCGCGCCGGCATCACCGAGGTGGACGCCGACGATGTCGGCGACCACCTGCAGGTCGTGGCCGAGGGTGATCGACTGGTCACCCACTACTTCGAATGTCGCCTCGCCGGCTACAACGGCTGGCGCTGGGCGGTCACCGTCACCCGGGTGCCGCGCAGCAAGACGGTGACCATCTGCGAGACGGTGTTGCTGCCCGGCCCGGACGCGCTGCTCGCGCCCGGCTGGCTGCCCTGGCAGGAGCGGCTCAAGCCGGGCGACCTGGGTCCGGGTGACCTGCTCCCGACCTCGCCCGACGACGATCGACTGGTCCCCGGCTACCTGCTCTCCGACGACCCGGCGGTCGAGGAGACGGCGTGGGAGCTGGGCCTCGGGCGCGCCCGCGTGCTCTCCCGGGAGGGCCGCATCGACACGGCGCAGCGCTGGTACGACGGTGACCACGGCCCCGCCGCGGCCATCTCGACCGCCGCTCCGGCCGCCGCCCGCTGCGGCACCTGCGGCTTCTACCTGCCGCTGGCCGGCGCGATGCGGCAGGCCTTCGGGGCGTGCGGCAACTTCTACGCCCCCGACGACGGCCGGGTGGTGAGCGCCGATCACGGGTGCGGTGCCCACTCCGAGACGTTGATCGAGGCGGCCGAGACCGCTGTCGACGAGCTGCCCACGGTGTACGACGACAGCGCGGTGGAGGCCATGTCGGTCAGCCGGGCCGCGGGCTCGGTGGAGGCGGCTGAGCCGGCGGAGCCGTACGGGCACTCCTGATCGTCCGCGCCGGTGTGCTCCGGCGCGGTGCCCAGCTCACCTCGCGCGGCGGCGGCGTCGGTTGGCGTCGTGCCGCATCATCACGGCGAGGCCCGGAAAGCCCCACAGGAAGCCGGCGAGGCAGGTCCAGAGCCAGTTCTGGTGACCGTGGTCGGTCAGCCAACCCCGGAAGAAGATCAGCAGGACCAGCCCGGCCACCGCCCACGCGACCAACCCGGCGAGGGCGAACGGCACCATCGGCGGGTCCAGGGGCGCGGGCCGCGGTGGCTGCTCGTTCGGCATTCGGCAAGCGTACGGGATCTACTTCCCCTGCCCGCCGACGATCTGGGACGATGCGCGCGACAACCGGAAGATCACCTGCGAGGACCTGATGGCAGTAGCGCCGCCCGAGAACGGCACACCTCCCAACCCCGCTCATCCGCGTAACGGTTTCGACCGGTTCTTCGAGATTTCGGCCCGCGGCTCGACGTTGAGCCGTGAGGTACGCGGTGGCCTGGCGACCTTCTTCACGATGGCGTACATCGTGGTGCTCAACCCGCTGATCCTGGGTGGCGCCGTCGACGGTGACGGCAAGAGTCTCCCGATTCCCGCGCTGGCTGCGGCGACCGCGCTGGTCGCCGGCCTGATGACCATCCTGATGGGCGTGGTCGGCCGGTTCCCGCTGGCGCTCGCCGCCGGTCTGGGCGTCAACGCCCTGGTGGCGTACGAGATCGCTCCCGAGATGACCTGGGCCGACGCGATGGGCCTGGTGGTGATCGAGGGTCTGATCATTGCGGTGCTGGTGCTGACCGGTCTGCGGACCGCTGTGTTCCGCTCGGTGCCGACCCAGATGAAGACCGCTATCGGCGTGGGCATCGGCCTGTTCCTGACCATCATCGGCCTGGTGGACGCCGGCTTCGTCCGGCGCATCCCGGACGCCGCCAACACCACAGTTCCGGTCGGCCTGGGCATCGGCGGCAAGCTGGTGAGCTGGCCGATGCTGGTCTTCGTGGTGGGCCTGCTGATCACCCTGGTGCTGGTGGTCCGGCGGGTGAGGGGCGCGATCCTGATCGGCATCCTCGCCTCGACGGTGCTCGCGGTGATCGTGGAGGCGATCGGCAACATCGGCCCGTCGTTCGTCAACGGTCAGCCCAACCCGAAGGGCTGGTCGCTGAACGTGCCGGAGCTGCCCAAGTCGGTGGTCGACCTGCCGGACCTGTCGCTTCTCGGCAAGTTCAACGTGCTCGACTCGTGGGGCCGGGCCGGTTGGCTGGTCGTGCTGATGTTCATCTTCACGCTGTTGATCACGGACTTCTTCGACACGATGGGCACGATGGTCGCGGTCGGCCAGGAGGGTGGGCTGCTCGACGAGCAGGGCACCCCGCCGAAGGCCAAGGAGATCCTGTTGGTCGACTCGATCGCGGCGGCGGCCGGCGGTGCGGCCAGCACCTCCAGCAACACGTCGTACATCGAGAGCGCCGCCGGTGTCGCGGAGGGTGCGCGGACCGGTGTGGCCAACCTGGTCACCGGCGCGCTCTTCCTGCTCGCGATGTTCCTGGCGCCGCTGGTCGTGATCGTGCCGTTCGAGGCGGCGTCGACGGCCCTGGTGGTGGTCGGGTTCCTGATGATGACAGCGGTGCGGACGATCGACTGGTCCGACTACGAGATCGCCATCCCGGCGTTCCTCACGATCGTGCTGATGCCGTTCACCTACTCGATCTCCAACGGGATCGGCGCCGGTCTGATCACCTTCGTGGTGGTCAAGCTGGCGCGGGGCAAGGCCCGGGAGATCCACCCGTTGCTGTACGGGGTGGCCGCGCTCTTCGTGCTGTACTTCCTGCGTGGGCCGATCGAGTCCCTGGTGCTCTGAGCTGAGCTGCGTCCGGGCGGGGAGTCGATCGGGATTCCCCGCCCGTACCATCTGAATCCCCTCGTGAGCCTGGTCATAACGGATGTCGTTAGCCATGCTCATTAGTTAAGCTAACTACTGTGACGGAGCGGACGGTGACGGCGGAACGCGTGCCACCGGCGCAGCTGGCTCCCCAGCTGCGTGATGCGATCACCCGACTCAACCGGCGGGTCCGACAGGCCCGACCGGTCGGCGACCTCACGGTCACCCAGGTCTCCGCGCTCACCAGCCTGCGGCTGGCGGGCGCGATGACCCCCCGGGAACTGGCCGACGTGGAGCGGGTGCAGCCGCCGACGATGACCAAGATCGTCGGGAAGTTGGAGGACCGCGGTCTCGTGCGGCGGACCCCCCATCCGACCGACGGGCGGCAGGTCATCCTCGCGGCGACCGAAGGAGGGCAGGCCGTGCTCGACCAGTTCGAGCGGGCCCGCGACGAGTGGCTGGCCCACCGGCTGGCCGCACTCGACGAGGACGAACGGGAGACCCTGCAGAGGGCCGCCGAGATTCTTCAGCAGCTCGCTCGCGCCTGAGCCGCACCCGCGCCACCGGGTCCGTGCCGTCACCTGTCGATGACGCGTACGTCCGGAGGAGGCGCACCAAGAGTGCAGGCGAAGCTGAGCACGATGTTCCAGTCCCTACAGGTCCGCAACTACCGCCTCTTCGCATCCGGGCAGCTGATCAAGTTGATCGGCGTCTGGATGATGTTCATCGCCCAGGACTGGCTCGTCCTCGAGCTCTCCAACAACTCGGCGACCGCGCTCGGCGTGGTCACCGCCTGCCAGTTCACCCCGGTGCTCCTGCTCACCCTGCTCTCCGGCCGGCTCGCCGACCGGTACGACAAGCGGGTGTTGCTCTTCGCCGCCAACGCCTTCTGGAGCCTCCTGGCGCTCGGCATGTCGCTGCTGGTCCTCACCGACCTGGTACAGCTCTGGCACGTCTTCGCCTTCGCCGCGCTGCTCGGCACTGCCAACGCGGTGGAGACCCCGGTCCGGCAGGCGTTCGTCTCCGAACTGGTCGGCACGCCGCTGCTGCCCAACGCGCTGTCGCTGAACGCCGCCGTGTTCAACTCCGCCCGGATCGTCGGCCCGGCCGTGGCCGGCCTGGCCATCGCCGCGTTCGACGTGGGCCCGGTCTTCCTCTTCACCGCTGTCAGCTCCATCGCGCCCCTGGTCAACGTGGTCCGGATGCGCACGGCCGATCTGCACCGCGATGCCCTGCTGCCGCGCGACGAGCGGGCGTCCGCCCGGGTCGTCGACGGCCTGCGGTACGTGTGGCGTCGCCCCGACCTGCTGCTGCCAATGGCGATCATGTCGGTGATCGGCATGTCGCTGTTCAACTTCCAGCTCACCCTGGCCGCGCTGGCGAAGACGGTCTTCCACACCGGTGCCGCCTCCTTCGGCCTGTTCAGCACGGCACTGGCCGTCGGCGCGCTCGGCGGCGCGCTCAGCGGCACCGGTCGGCGTAGCCGCCCGTCGGTGTGGCTGGTGCTCGGCGCGGCGATCGCCTGCGCCAGCTTCGGCACCCTGGTCGGCCTCTCCACGGCGTACTGGCTGGTCGTGGTGCTGCTGGTGCCGACCGGCTTCTGCATGGTCTTCTTCGCCCAGGCCGCCAACCAGCGGATCCAGATGGGCGTCGACGCGGCCTTCCGGGGACGGGTGATGGCCCTGTGGGTGCTGGTGTTCCTGGGCACCAACCCGGTCGGCGCGCCGCTCATCGGCTGGGTCGCGGAGCACTACGGTGCCGGTGCCAGCATCTGGATGGGCGGGCTCATCTCGCTGGCCGCCGCGGTGATCGCCCTCACCTGGCAGCTCCGCCACTCCGGTGCCCGGCTGCGGTTCCGGGTTCTGCCGATGCCCCGTTTCTACGTCACCTCCGCCGACTGCTGAGGTTTACCACCGGCGCCGGCCGCGTCCGGTTGCGCGGATCGCGCGGATGCGGCGAAACCGGTGGCGGGGTGGCACGGTGGGGCTTAGCGTCGATACGTGGGAGTCGGACGCGCGCTGATGCTGGCCCTGGCGTTCCTCGCCGTGGCCACTCTGCCGGCGGCGTTCGCCCTGCTCTTCTGCTACGACGAGATCCTCGACCGGGTGGTCTGCGGCTGGTCCGAGTGGCGTGACCGCCGCCGGGAGAAACGCACCATCGCCCGTCTCGACCGGGCCATCGAGGCCGACGCGCTGACCCGGGACATCGACCTCAGCGAGTTCGACAGCGCTGACCGTCGGCCGCTGGAGCAGCTCGCCGCCGACCTGCGCCGTCTCGGCGGTCAGCGGGTCGGCGGCAGCGGTCGCTCGATGGTCTGGCACAGCGCACTGCTCCAGGCGTACGACGACCGGCTTCGCCTCGCCTGCCGCGCCCTCGGCATCGCCGAACACCTCGCCGAGCTGGAGGGCGTAGATCAGGAGATCGAGCGGGTCCGGGTGGAGGGCGTGCTGCACGCCGCCGGGCTGGCCCTGCCGGCGGCCCGAGCTGGGCTCCGGCAGCGGCACCGCTGAGCGGCCGCACACTGTGCGACTCTTCGTCGCGGTCCGCCCGTCCGTCCAGGCGGTCAATCACCTTGGCGTACAGGTCGCCCGTCTGCGCGTCGCGGCGGCGACCGCCGCTGGCGTCAACGTCCGGCTCGCCGATCCGGCCGTCCTGCATCTCACAGTGGCGTTCCTCGGCGCCGTCGAGTCTGACCGGCTGGTCGAGGTGGAGAGTGCGCTCGGCCTGGCCGCCGAGCGGTTCCGGGACGGCCGGAACGCCGCACCCCGGTTGAGTCTCGGCGGCGGTGGCCGGTTCGGTCGGGGTCGATCCACAGTGCTGTGGGTGGACCTGCGGGGGGAGGTCGAGGCGTTGCACGTGCTGGCCGGGCTGATTCGGTCCCGGCTGAGCCACGGCCGGCTGCCCTGCGACGACAGGCCATTTCGGCCGCACCTGACCGTCGCCCGGCCCGGCGACCGGATGGACCCGGTCGACGTCGAGGCCGACCGGGCCAGCCTGGACGGGTACGAAGGGCCATCGTGGCCGGCGTCGGAGCTGGTGCTGGTGCGCAGCTACCTCGGCGGCCGACCGCGCTACGAACGGATCGCCGCCTGGTCGCTGTGACCCGGCGGCACGTCGCTGGTCGCTGTGGAAGGCCTGCTGCGGAGAACCTCGCGGGCCTGTCCGGCGGCGCGGGTGATGCTCTCGCTGATGAAGTCGAGGAAGCGGGCGATGTTCTCCAGCCGGGCGGCGGCGGGGGTGTGCGCGCCGAGGAGAGCGACGCCCTGGCGTGCGGTCGCGACGAGATGGTCGTTGGCCCGAGCACTGGCGATCGTCGCCTGGTAGAAGAGCTCGTCGTCGATGACGTAGCGGTCGCGGCGGCGTTCGTCGCGTTCGCGGCGGACGAGGCTCTGGCTCTCCAGGAAGGTGATCGCCTTGGAGATCGACGCCGGGCTGACCTGGAGGCGCTGGGCGAGCTCGGACGCGGTGAGACTGCCCGAGTCGGTGAGGAACAGGTTGGTCAACACTCGGGCACCCATCTTGTTCAGACCGGAGGCCATGAGGACGGTGGTGAACGTCTCCTCGTAGTCGGCCACGGCCTGGGCGTCGCGTCCGTCTGGGCGGCCG comes from Micromonospora vinacea and encodes:
- the thpR gene encoding RNA 2',3'-cyclic phosphodiesterase; translated protein: MRLFVAVRPSVQAVNHLGVQVARLRVAAATAAGVNVRLADPAVLHLTVAFLGAVESDRLVEVESALGLAAERFRDGRNAAPRLSLGGGGRFGRGRSTVLWVDLRGEVEALHVLAGLIRSRLSHGRLPCDDRPFRPHLTVARPGDRMDPVDVEADRASLDGYEGPSWPASELVLVRSYLGGRPRYERIAAWSL
- a CDS encoding helix-turn-helix domain-containing protein, translating into MPGGRLTQQERQQIALGLADSLPYAEIARRLDRPTSTVTREVMRNGGPTGYRADLAHRATERRAHRRKPAPSRGVEAAGRPDGRDAQAVADYEETFTTVLMASGLNKMGARVLTNLFLTDSGSLTASELAQRLQVSPASISKAITFLESQSLVRRERDERRRDRYVIDDELFYQATIASARANDHLVATARQGVALLGAHTPAAARLENIARFLDFISESITRAAGQAREVLRSRPSTATSDVPPGHSDQAAIRS